The genome window ACCACCCCCGGATCGCCATCGGATGGCCGGCATGCGGCGGCAGGACGGGGTCAGCTTCCCCGTCAGCCGCGCACCCCGACTCGCCGTGATCCGCAGAGCATCCGCCGGCGCGGCCGAATCGAGCAGCTCCGCTCCAGTTGATCGGCCAGGTGGAGGAGCGGTTCCCGATCCCACGGACAGGTGATCCTCCGATGTCCCGGTCTCCGGGTCAGTCCGTCCTCGGACGTACCAGCCCCGACTCGTACGCGATGACGACGAGCTGTGCCCGGTCGCGGGCGCCCAGTTTTGCCATGGCTCGGTTGACGTGTGTCTTCACCGTCAGCGGGCTGACCTCCAGGCGCTCGGCGATCTCGTCGTTGGAGTGACCGCCGGCGACCTGGACGAGCACCTCGCGCTCCCGGACGGTGAGGGTGCCGAGCCGGTCGGAGTGGGCCGGGTCGCGGCCGTCGTCGTCGCCCTGGGCGAGGAACCGGGCGATGAGCCCCTTGGTGGCGGCGGGCGACAGCAGTGCCTCGCCGCCGTGCGCGACGCGGATGGCGTTCAGCAGGTCCTCCGGCTCGGAGCCCTTGCCGAGGAAGCCGGACGCACCGGCGCGCAGCGACTGCACGACGTAGTCGTCGACCTCGAAGGTCGTCAGTATGACCACCCGGACATGGGCGAGGGCCGGATCGGCGCTGATCAGGCGGGTGGCGGCGAGACCGTCCGTGCCGGGCATGCGGATGTCCATGAGGACGACGTCGGCGGCGCGCTCCTCGGCCAGCCGTACCGCCTCCGCGCCGTCGGACGCCTCGCCCACCACCTCCATGTCCGGCTCGGAGTCGACGAGCACGCGAAAGGCGCTGCGGAGCAGCGCCTGGTCGTCGGCGAGCAGGACACGGATGGTCATACGGGCGCTCCCTGGGCGGCGGTCACACGGTCTCCCCGGCTGAGGTCGTCGTGGGGTTCTCGACCGGCAGGATCGCATGGACCCGGAAGCCGCCTCCGTAGCGGGGACCGGTGGTGAGGGAGCCGCCGACGGCGGTGACGCGCTCCCGCATGCCGAGCAGGCCGTGGCCGCCGTGGCCGTCGTCGTCGCCGGGTGCGGTGTCCTCGCCCGGGCCGTCGTCGAGGACCGTGATCTCCACGTCCGGTCCCACGCGGACGACGCTGACCTCTGCCTTGGCGGCGGGCCCGGCGTGCTTGCGCACGTTGGTGAGTGCCTCCTGGATGACGCGGTACGCGGCCAGGTCCACGGCGGCGGGCAGGGACGTGCCGTCGTCGGCGCGGGCGACCTCCACGGGGAGCCCTGCGCTGCGGAAGGTGTCGGCGAGCTCGTCGAGGCGGGCGAGGCCGGGGGCGGGTTCGGTGGGGGCCTCGGGGTCGCCGGACTGGCGGAGCAGGCCGACGGTGGCGCGGAGTTCGTTGAGTGCGGAGCGGCTGGCCTCGCGGACGTGGGCGAGGGCTTCCTTGGCCTGGTCGGGTCGCTTGTCCATGACGTGGGCGGCGACTCCGGCCTGCACGTTGACCAGGGCGATGTGGTGGGCGACGACGTCGTGCAGGTCGCGGGCGATGCGCAGCCGCTCCTCGGCGACCCGGCGGCGGGCCTCCTCCTCACGGGTGCGCTCCGCACGCTCGGCGCGCTCCTTGATCGCCTGCACGAAGGCGCGGCGGCTGCGCACGGCGTCGCCGGCGGCCGCAGCCATGCCGGTCCAGGCGAACAGGCCGAGGTTCTCCTGGGCGTACCACGGCAGGGGGCCCGCGAGCATGGCGGCGCCGGTGAGCACGGTCATGGTCAGCAGGCCGACGCGCCAGGTGGTGGGGCGGTCGGTGGTGGAGGCGACGGTGTAGAGGGCGACGACGGCGGACATCGCGACGGGGGCGCGGGGGTCGGCGGTGACCAGCTCCACGAGGGAGAGGGCGACGGTGACGGCGAGGACGGCCATGGGGCGCCGCCTGCGGAGGACCAGCGCTGCCGCGCCGAGCACCATGAGGGCGAGGCTGAGGGCGTCGGGGGTGTGGGCGCCCCAGGTGGCGCCTTCGCCGTGGGGGTCGGCGAAGGAGGTGGCCAGCATGGCGACCAGCACGCCGAGGGCCAGGACTGCGTCGAGGGCGAGGGGATGGGCGCGGATCCGGCACCGGGTGCGTTCCAGGGTGCTCACGGCTTCACGGTACGGGGCGCCCGCGGCGGGCGGAACCAGGGTCGAGTGTCCCGGCGGTGCACCTACCGTCCGGGGGCTGCCGCCCCCAGACCCCCGCCATCGGCCTTACGGCCTCGTCCTGGTCAGCCCGGGATCAGCCCGTCCCCGCTCAGCATCTCGCGGACCTCCTCCAGGCTCGCGTCCGGCGACGGCAGGATCAGCTCCGACGGTTCCAGGGAGTCGTCCGGAAGCGGAGCGCCCAGACGGCGGACCTCCTCGAGCAGCGCCGTCAGGGTGCGGCGGAAGCCGGCCTCGTCGCCGTGCTCCATTTCCGCGAGGAGCTCGTCGTCCAGCTTGTTCAGCTCGGTGACGTGGGTGTCGTCCAGGCGTACCTGCCCCTCACCCATGATCCGCACGATCATGTCGCCTCCTCGGGCGCGAGACCGGCTACTGCTTGTCGAAGCGCGGGGTGTCCTGCGGCTGGGACTGGTTCTGACCCTGTCCGGTGCCGCCCTCGATCGCCTGGCGCTGGTCGGACGAGCCTCCCGCCAGCTCCGCCTTCATGCGCTGCAGCTCCAGCTCCACGTCCGTGCCGCCGGAGAGCCGGTCCAGTTCGGCCTGGATGTCGTCCTTGGCCATGCCGGAGGGGTCGTCCAGGGCGCCGGAGGCCAGCAGCTCGTCGATCGCGCCGGCGCGGGCCTGGAGCTGGGCCGTCTTGTCCTCGGCGCGCTGGATCGCGAGGCCGACGTCGCCCATCTCCTCGGAGATGCCGGAGAACGCCTCGCCGATCCGGGTCTGTGCCTGGGCCGCCGTGTACGTCGCCTTGATGGTCTCCTTCTTGGTGCGGAAGGCGTCCACCTTCGCCTGCAGCCGCTGGGCCGCCAGCGTGAGCTTCTCCTCCTCGCCCTGCAGCGTCTGATGCTGGGACTCCAGGTCCGTCACCTGCTGCTGGAGCGCGGCCCGCCGGGACAGCGCCTCGCGGGCGAGGTCCTCGCGGCCGAGCGCGAGCGCCTTGCGGCCCTGGTCCTCCAGCTTCGACGACTGCTGCTGGAGCTGGTTGAGCTGGAGCTCCAGGCGCTTGCGCGAGGTGGCCACGTCGGCCACGCCGCGGCGCACCTTCTGCAGCAGCTCCAGCTGCTTCTGGTACGAGTAATCGAGGGTCTCGCGCGGGTCCTCGGCCCGGTCAAGGGCCTTGTTCGCCTTCGCGCGGAAGATCATCCCCATACGCTTCATGACACCGCTCATGGGCTTCGCGCGCCCCCTTCTGACCGACTCCGGCTCACAGTCCTGCGACAGAACCCACAGTACGGGCCCTGCATCCATTACCGCACTGTTCGGGAACGGATGCGGTCATCCCCAAGGACGACTGCGTACGGTCCCGCTCCGGCGTAGGGAGTAGGTGTCCCCCGGGCTTGCGTACGGGGAGACGCCGGGATTCCCTCAGCCATCCTGTGGAAGAACGTCGGCGGTCTTCCTTTTACGGCCGCTCTGTCCCCCTGGAGACGAGCGGTGTTGCCGGATCGTTCCCCACGGGGCTGGGGTCCACGCGGGGGCACCCCGTACCCTTGGGTTTTGTGTTCCGTAGCCGTGCCAAGGAAGAGAAGGCCCCGACCGCCGACAAGGCGCCGGTGACCGACTCCAAGCAGCCCCGTGACCCGCAGGCCCCGAAGGGCAGGCCCACGCCCAAGCGCAGTGAGGCCCAGTCCCAACGGCGCAGCGTCGCCAACACCTCGATGACGCGCAAGGACGCCGCCAAGCGGCAGCGCGAGGAGCGGCGCGCCGCGCTGGAGAGGCAGCGCCAGGCGCTGGCCGGCGGGGACGAGCGGTATCTGCCGGCTCGGGACAAGGGCCCGGTCCGCAAGTTCGCGCGCGACCACGTCGACTCCCGGCTCAATGTGGCGGAGTTCTTCCTGCCCATGGCCGTGGTCATCCTCGTGCTGAGTGTGGTGCGGGTGGGCGCGCTTCAGTCGATCGCGCTGCTGCTGTGGCTGATCGTGATCCTGGGGATCGTCGTCGACTCCGTGTTCTCCGCCTTCCGGCTGCGCAAGCGGCTCAACGAGCGCTTCCCCGGCCAGAACAAGCGGGGCGCGGTCGCCTACGCACTGATGCGCTCCCTCCAGATGCGTCGGCTTCGGCTGCCGAAGCCGCAGGTCAAGCGCGGAGAGCGGCCCTGAGCACGACGTCTTTCTCGGGGGGTGCGGCGGACGCCTGGCTGAGCAAGCTGGGGGGGCTGCGTGATGTCGTACGCCAGGAGCTGGTGGCCCGGCAGCTGGACGAGCAGATAGCCGGGCGGTTCCCGGTCGGGCAGCGGCTGCGGGTGCTCGACGTGGGCATGGGCCAGGGGACGCAGGCGCTGCGCCTGGCTCGGGCGGGGCACCAGGTGACCGGGCTCGAGCGCGACGAGAAGATGATCGCCGTCGCCCGTGAGGCCCTGTCGGGTGAGCCGGAGGGCATCCGGGAGCGGATGCGGATCATCGAGGGTGACGGCCGGGACACGGGCGTGCACTTCCTGCCGGGCAGCTTCGACGTGGTGCTGTGCCACGGGGTGCTGATGTACGTCGAGGAGCCGGACGCCCTGCTGGCGGGGATGGCCCGCATGCTGGCGCCCGGTGGGCTGCTCTCCCTGCTGGTGCGGAACGGGGACGCGCTGGCGATGCGGCCGGGCCTGTCCGGTGACTGGGCGGGCGCGCTGGCCGCGTTCGGCACCGTGTCCTACACCAACCGGCTCGGCCTGGAGGTGCGCGCGGACCGGCTGGCGGCGTTGACCGCGACGCTGGCGGGGATCGGAGCACCGCTGCACGCCTGGTACGGGGTGCGGGTCTTCACCGACACGGCGGCGGACGACGCGGCGATCCCCGCCGATGTCGAGGCGCTGCTGGCGGTGGAGGAGCGGGCCGGCCGGACGGACCCGTACCGCGGGGTCGCCGCGTTGCTGCATCTGTGCGGCGTGCGCGGCTGAGAGGCTTGCGGCCGATCCCGTTCGGGTGACCACCGGGGGCAGGGCCGTCGGCCCTTGGTGACACTCGGGGCATGGACGCTTCCCGTACCCGTGTCCCGTACCGGCTGTGCGCCCCGCTCCTCGTCTGCTGTCTGGTCCTGCTCGGCGGCTGCACCGGCGGCTCCGGGTCCGCGGCCCGGACGGAGGACACGGCGAGCGCACGGGCGGCCCCGACCACGACGGGGGACGACCTGCAGAGCGAGTACCAGCGGGTCGTCAAGGACGTCCTGCCGTCCGTCGTGCAGATCCGGACGGGCAACGCCCTGGGATCCGGCGTGGTCTACGACGGCAAGGGGCACATCGTCACCAACGCCCATGTGATCGGG of Streptomyces cynarae contains these proteins:
- a CDS encoding response regulator, which gives rise to MTIRVLLADDQALLRSAFRVLVDSEPDMEVVGEASDGAEAVRLAEERAADVVLMDIRMPGTDGLAATRLISADPALAHVRVVILTTFEVDDYVVQSLRAGASGFLGKGSEPEDLLNAIRVAHGGEALLSPAATKGLIARFLAQGDDDGRDPAHSDRLGTLTVREREVLVQVAGGHSNDEIAERLEVSPLTVKTHVNRAMAKLGARDRAQLVVIAYESGLVRPRTD
- a CDS encoding sensor histidine kinase, producing MSTLERTRCRIRAHPLALDAVLALGVLVAMLATSFADPHGEGATWGAHTPDALSLALMVLGAAALVLRRRRPMAVLAVTVALSLVELVTADPRAPVAMSAVVALYTVASTTDRPTTWRVGLLTMTVLTGAAMLAGPLPWYAQENLGLFAWTGMAAAAGDAVRSRRAFVQAIKERAERAERTREEEARRRVAEERLRIARDLHDVVAHHIALVNVQAGVAAHVMDKRPDQAKEALAHVREASRSALNELRATVGLLRQSGDPEAPTEPAPGLARLDELADTFRSAGLPVEVARADDGTSLPAAVDLAAYRVIQEALTNVRKHAGPAAKAEVSVVRVGPDVEITVLDDGPGEDTAPGDDDGHGGHGLLGMRERVTAVGGSLTTGPRYGGGFRVHAILPVENPTTTSAGETV
- the pspAA gene encoding PspA-associated protein PspAA, whose amino-acid sequence is MIVRIMGEGQVRLDDTHVTELNKLDDELLAEMEHGDEAGFRRTLTALLEEVRRLGAPLPDDSLEPSELILPSPDASLEEVREMLSGDGLIPG
- a CDS encoding PspA/IM30 family protein → MSGVMKRMGMIFRAKANKALDRAEDPRETLDYSYQKQLELLQKVRRGVADVATSRKRLELQLNQLQQQSSKLEDQGRKALALGREDLAREALSRRAALQQQVTDLESQHQTLQGEEEKLTLAAQRLQAKVDAFRTKKETIKATYTAAQAQTRIGEAFSGISEEMGDVGLAIQRAEDKTAQLQARAGAIDELLASGALDDPSGMAKDDIQAELDRLSGGTDVELELQRMKAELAGGSSDQRQAIEGGTGQGQNQSQPQDTPRFDKQ
- a CDS encoding DUF3043 domain-containing protein — translated: MFRSRAKEEKAPTADKAPVTDSKQPRDPQAPKGRPTPKRSEAQSQRRSVANTSMTRKDAAKRQREERRAALERQRQALAGGDERYLPARDKGPVRKFARDHVDSRLNVAEFFLPMAVVILVLSVVRVGALQSIALLLWLIVILGIVVDSVFSAFRLRKRLNERFPGQNKRGAVAYALMRSLQMRRLRLPKPQVKRGERP
- a CDS encoding class I SAM-dependent methyltransferase; the protein is MARQLDEQIAGRFPVGQRLRVLDVGMGQGTQALRLARAGHQVTGLERDEKMIAVAREALSGEPEGIRERMRIIEGDGRDTGVHFLPGSFDVVLCHGVLMYVEEPDALLAGMARMLAPGGLLSLLVRNGDALAMRPGLSGDWAGALAAFGTVSYTNRLGLEVRADRLAALTATLAGIGAPLHAWYGVRVFTDTAADDAAIPADVEALLAVEERAGRTDPYRGVAALLHLCGVRG